A genomic region of Candidatus Persebacteraceae bacterium Df01 contains the following coding sequences:
- a CDS encoding ATP-binding cassette domain-containing protein — protein MLPPPDTLICADNISFSRGGVNILNHVSVTVNRHDFITIIGPNGAGKSTLLKCLAGLTNPNSGTVNRIKPLKIGYVPQRLMVDRAMPITTRHFITLHKRATADDIERTTMETGIQHILNQPLQSLSSGELQRALMTRALLNTPDLLILDEPAQNLDVAGQLAFYKLLEKIYHDWHIAILMVSHDLHLVMSCTRRVLCLYHHVCCSGEPQTITQDPEFVSLFGADMAHMMAVYHHTHNHRHDNHPST, from the coding sequence ATGTTGCCACCACCCGATACACTTATTTGCGCTGATAATATTTCATTTAGTCGCGGCGGCGTTAATATTCTCAATCATGTATCAGTCACCGTTAATCGACATGATTTCATCACCATAATAGGACCCAACGGCGCCGGAAAATCCACATTATTAAAATGTTTGGCCGGTCTCACTAATCCTAACTCAGGAACCGTTAACCGAATAAAACCGCTCAAAATCGGCTATGTACCACAACGGCTGATGGTAGACAGAGCTATGCCGATTACCACGCGGCATTTCATCACTCTACACAAACGCGCAACAGCAGATGATATTGAGCGCACAACGATGGAAACCGGCATTCAACATATTTTGAATCAGCCGCTACAATCTTTGTCCAGCGGCGAACTGCAGCGAGCACTGATGACGCGAGCTCTACTCAACACACCTGACTTGTTAATATTGGATGAACCAGCACAAAACTTGGATGTCGCCGGCCAGTTGGCTTTTTACAAACTGTTAGAAAAAATCTATCACGACTGGCATATTGCTATTCTCATGGTATCGCATGATTTACATTTGGTAATGTCTTGTACTCGGCGAGTACTGTGTTTGTATCATCACGTCTGCTGCAGCGGCGAGCCGCAAACCATAACTCAAGACCCAGAATTTGTCTCACTCTTTGGCGCTGACATGGCACACATGATGGCCGTTTATCATCACACACACAACCATCGCCACGATAATCATCCGTCCACATGA
- a CDS encoding transcriptional repressor, protein MNPRHNHKQCINRALQEAETLCHRQALQFTALRRQVLKIVWESHRPQKAYDILKKISGNAKPPTVYRALNFLQTAGLAHKLNSQKTYVGCSHPLTKPHCCHFLICTKCGQYAECCDSALTRAIRRVTDKNNFSQIQTTIEIEGVCARCT, encoded by the coding sequence ATGAATCCTCGTCATAATCACAAACAATGCATCAATCGAGCGTTACAAGAAGCGGAAACGCTATGCCATCGTCAAGCGCTACAATTCACCGCTCTACGGCGACAAGTGCTCAAAATTGTGTGGGAAAGCCACCGCCCACAAAAAGCTTATGACATTCTAAAAAAAATCAGCGGCAATGCCAAACCGCCAACCGTCTATAGGGCGCTGAATTTTTTGCAAACTGCTGGACTCGCTCACAAACTCAACAGCCAAAAAACCTATGTCGGTTGCTCACACCCATTAACCAAACCACACTGCTGTCACTTTCTTATCTGCACTAAATGCGGACAGTATGCCGAATGCTGCGATTCCGCACTCACACGTGCAATCAGGCGCGTCACCGACAAAAACAATTTTTCACAAATCCAAACCACCATAGAAATTGAAGGCGTTTGCGCCCGTTGTACCTGA
- a CDS encoding zinc ABC transporter substrate-binding protein has product MNSFLYFFTNSRRILALFAFRIVFVCAVLFFVGKTWASPPIKAVASIAPLHSLLQGVMGDVGKASLLLPASASPHHASLRPSDLSIMREATVVFYIDAENFETFLPAILNVMPKSMRTVAVVQEAEISLLSMRKTSNNEHEHNTHDKHDHEVDEHDAHDEHSENMHDDHGKYDWHIWLDTENAKQIVRLMARELSIIDSPNATVYAANARRLEARLTSLDSLLADMLVGAQGRPFVVFHDAYQYFERRYGLHNIGAITAEGQTPSVKQMSKLRHSIQKNEVVCVFGEAQFSNALISVAGEGERMKFGVLDPLGAQLEIGKALYFELLLQMGKTFVDCLHHAKN; this is encoded by the coding sequence ATGAATAGTTTTTTATATTTCTTTACTAACAGCAGGCGAATATTGGCGTTGTTTGCTTTTCGAATTGTGTTTGTCTGCGCGGTATTATTTTTTGTCGGTAAGACTTGGGCATCACCGCCAATCAAAGCCGTAGCTTCCATTGCGCCGTTGCATTCGTTGTTGCAGGGAGTCATGGGTGATGTGGGTAAGGCGAGCCTTCTGCTACCGGCATCGGCATCACCACATCATGCATCATTACGGCCGTCGGATTTGTCCATTATGCGTGAGGCGACAGTTGTATTTTATATAGATGCGGAAAACTTTGAAACTTTTCTGCCAGCGATACTCAACGTAATGCCGAAGTCTATGCGCACGGTTGCAGTGGTTCAAGAGGCCGAAATTTCTTTATTGTCTATGCGTAAAACGAGTAATAACGAGCATGAACACAATACCCATGATAAACATGATCACGAGGTAGATGAACATGATGCCCATGATGAACATAGTGAAAATATGCATGATGATCATGGTAAATATGATTGGCACATTTGGTTAGATACAGAAAACGCGAAGCAGATTGTTCGCTTGATGGCACGAGAGCTGTCAATTATTGACTCACCTAACGCTACCGTTTATGCAGCTAATGCACGCCGTTTGGAAGCGCGATTGACGTCGTTAGACTCACTGTTGGCGGATATGCTTGTGGGGGCGCAAGGACGGCCTTTTGTGGTGTTTCACGATGCTTATCAATACTTTGAGCGGCGCTATGGATTGCACAATATCGGTGCTATTACCGCTGAAGGACAGACGCCTTCAGTTAAACAGATGAGTAAATTGCGACACAGTATTCAAAAAAATGAGGTAGTGTGTGTGTTTGGTGAGGCTCAATTTTCCAATGCTTTGATAAGTGTAGCTGGCGAGGGGGAGAGGATGAAATTTGGCGTATTAGATCCGTTGGGAGCGCAATTGGAAATTGGTAAGGCACTATATTTTGAATTGTTATTACAAATGGGAAAAACGTTTGTTGATTGTCTACATCACGCTAAAAACTAG
- a CDS encoding MOSC domain-containing protein, translated as MVEQKVVVSNIWRYPIKGLAGESLTTTILSSGRGIVYDRRWLLATADTAPLLNGNDKWRPWNYGLTLKKAERMALLRCSVVDDNGAPLLSIYEKNEMRVCGHPQVPDERANIDGFLQDFLFEPALQLTDYQNWSIWDKKDVVLTLLNESSVADFSTKQGVPVSCQRFRANIEVRGMTAWKEMGGGVMHVGDVQLQLGDGVERCAATRVNPQTAERDMNVPAQLLQEYGRNEMGVEAAVLTGGEIATSMEVVRSQTS; from the coding sequence GTGGTTGAGCAAAAAGTTGTCGTTTCAAATATTTGGCGTTATCCAATCAAAGGATTAGCTGGAGAATCACTGACAACAACGATACTATCGTCGGGGCGAGGTATCGTATATGATCGTCGCTGGCTGTTAGCAACTGCGGATACGGCGCCGTTGTTGAATGGCAACGACAAGTGGCGACCTTGGAATTATGGGTTGACGCTCAAAAAAGCTGAACGCATGGCGTTACTACGCTGCAGTGTGGTTGATGATAATGGTGCGCCGCTGCTGTCCATTTATGAAAAGAATGAAATGCGAGTGTGCGGGCATCCGCAAGTGCCAGATGAACGCGCCAATATTGATGGTTTTTTGCAGGACTTCTTATTTGAGCCTGCATTGCAATTAACGGATTACCAAAATTGGTCGATATGGGATAAAAAAGATGTTGTCTTAACCCTGCTCAACGAATCCAGCGTTGCAGATTTTTCTACTAAACAGGGTGTGCCAGTGTCATGTCAGCGTTTTCGTGCCAATATTGAAGTGCGTGGCATGACGGCATGGAAAGAAATGGGAGGTGGTGTCATGCATGTTGGTGATGTGCAGCTACAGTTAGGAGACGGTGTGGAGCGGTGTGCGGCAACACGGGTTAACCCGCAAACGGCGGAACGTGACATGAATGTTCCGGCACAATTATTACAAGAATACGGACGCAATGAAATGGGAGTGGAGGCGGCGGTGCTCACCGGCGGCGAAATCGCTACTAGTATGGAAGTGGTACGATCGCAAACCAGCTAG
- a CDS encoding thioredoxin domain-containing protein, translated as MHWQPWNNEALVLARNEDKPILLSVGYAACHWCHVMAHESFEDEETAALMNRYFINIKVDREERPDIDRIYQAAHYVFTRRAGGWPLTIFLAPTGEPFFGGTYFPKNSGRGLPSFTEVMQKVSVAWRDRRDDINKQNAQVLPLLRNIDSHPPVDGEMSARPLAAAAAAFSDMFDRDNGGFKGAPKFPHPVELAFCLEEGIRTGDEFVLSGVRLSLEKIAAGGMCDHLGGGFFRYSVDDCWAIPHFEKMLYDNGLLLALFADGARAFSLPALATAATGVAQWVLREMQHRGGGFYSSLDADSEGGEGTFYAWELTDIEKRLTAAEYAAFSSHFGLAAGANFEGLWHLARRQTVAQTAAALKIASIACDMQIESAMRKLFEARTLRVRPATDDKILAAWNGLLIRGLARAGRLMQRPDWILAASEALAFIHREMMVNGRLRAVWREGQCGDSVFLDDCVFLLDAALELLRAEFSPAVLTFACDMAAELQTHFEDVDVGGFFFTPVDGEILIRRLKPVDDNAIPCGNGVAVRALSILSWLTGEPQWATMGERALLAFYGAMERQPAGCASLLTALRMYLTPPTVVFLTGEAAVCARWRNELENEYNPDLIIFILPLSTDGLPKCLHKPVPEIGVRAYVCEQFACRLPVDDWDELKTLLNE; from the coding sequence GTGCATTGGCAGCCTTGGAATAATGAGGCACTGGTATTGGCGCGGAATGAGGATAAGCCAATTTTGTTGTCGGTAGGTTATGCAGCCTGCCACTGGTGTCACGTGATGGCGCACGAGTCTTTTGAAGATGAGGAAACGGCGGCATTGATGAACAGGTATTTCATCAATATTAAAGTGGACCGAGAGGAGCGTCCCGATATTGATCGCATTTATCAAGCAGCGCATTATGTGTTTACCCGTCGTGCCGGTGGCTGGCCGCTTACGATATTTTTGGCGCCTACTGGCGAGCCATTTTTTGGTGGTACTTATTTTCCGAAAAACAGTGGGCGTGGTCTACCATCATTTACCGAGGTTATGCAAAAAGTGAGCGTGGCTTGGCGTGATAGGCGTGATGATATTAATAAACAAAATGCACAAGTTCTGCCTTTATTGCGAAATATAGACTCGCATCCACCGGTGGATGGTGAAATGAGTGCGCGACCGTTGGCTGCGGCTGCCGCGGCATTTTCCGATATGTTTGACCGTGACAATGGTGGGTTTAAAGGTGCACCAAAGTTTCCGCATCCAGTTGAGTTGGCATTTTGTTTAGAGGAGGGTATCAGAACCGGAGACGAGTTTGTGCTGTCCGGTGTTCGATTGTCATTGGAGAAAATTGCAGCAGGCGGTATGTGCGATCATCTTGGCGGTGGTTTTTTTCGGTATAGTGTAGACGATTGCTGGGCGATACCGCATTTTGAAAAAATGCTATACGACAACGGATTGCTGTTGGCATTGTTTGCTGATGGCGCCCGTGCTTTTTCTTTACCCGCATTGGCCACAGCGGCGACGGGAGTGGCGCAGTGGGTGTTACGTGAAATGCAACACCGTGGTGGCGGGTTTTATTCATCACTGGATGCGGACTCGGAAGGTGGTGAGGGAACGTTTTATGCTTGGGAACTAACGGATATTGAAAAGCGTTTGACCGCGGCGGAATATGCTGCTTTTTCATCACACTTTGGTTTGGCAGCAGGAGCGAATTTTGAAGGACTGTGGCACTTGGCGCGGCGGCAGACGGTGGCGCAAACGGCAGCGGCGTTGAAAATAGCATCCATTGCCTGTGACATGCAAATTGAATCGGCGATGCGTAAATTATTTGAAGCGCGCACTTTGCGAGTGCGCCCAGCGACGGATGACAAAATTCTGGCAGCATGGAATGGGTTGCTTATTCGCGGGCTGGCACGTGCCGGACGGTTAATGCAGCGACCAGATTGGATTTTGGCGGCAAGTGAGGCGTTGGCGTTTATCCACCGAGAAATGATGGTAAATGGACGGCTGCGAGCAGTCTGGCGGGAAGGGCAGTGTGGCGACTCTGTATTTTTGGACGACTGTGTGTTTTTGTTGGATGCGGCATTGGAGTTGTTGCGGGCGGAATTTTCTCCGGCGGTGTTGACGTTTGCCTGCGATATGGCGGCAGAATTGCAAACGCATTTTGAAGATGTGGATGTGGGCGGTTTTTTCTTTACGCCGGTAGATGGTGAAATACTAATTCGTCGCCTCAAGCCAGTGGATGACAACGCCATTCCCTGCGGCAATGGCGTGGCAGTACGTGCACTGTCAATATTGTCATGGTTGACTGGCGAGCCGCAATGGGCAACAATGGGAGAGCGCGCACTGTTGGCATTTTATGGTGCTATGGAACGACAACCTGCGGGATGTGCTTCTTTGTTAACGGCTTTGCGAATGTATTTAACGCCACCTACAGTGGTGTTTTTAACTGGCGAAGCCGCCGTTTGTGCGCGTTGGCGTAACGAATTAGAAAATGAATACAATCCCGACTTGATTATTTTTATTTTGCCGCTATCAACAGACGGCTTGCCGAAATGCTTGCATAAGCCAGTACCGGAAATCGGCGTGCGTGCTTATGTGTGCGAACAATTTGCCTGTCGTCTGCCAGTTGATGATTGGGATGAATTAAAGACTCTGTTGAACGAGTGA
- a CDS encoding LTA synthase family protein, with product MSFLSSIIAGGARQLRALAPLANLTIIFFLVALAGRLLVIKMLFPDWMLSVSGVTADLLAAAFAAAVLCLLRAVSPPIAATWLLLWLLLSVANVEHIYALNDALRLGNFRLALDANFVRGSLLAPQTWPFIIISGCGGWWLWWSLRQASFRPLTLVLCVLVAFSSAAISTPLALRATEWRHSSPMAFMLANTAAGWQQPTATAPNTDTNIEDFFRRDLSGKSLVTTASKPRNVLLIIMEGLTGAYLAQSRKSTEFTSPHLMSQFSNIADDAITVPNFVTHGAGTIGGLYAIYCGDYSQTPGNTESIKPFLFQEMTQEARPVCLPEILKQAGYATSYLQAADLLYMKKNTFLPLTGFEHVAGKGDFPDGDGNFWGSDDGGLFAAALDEINRLHAGKRPWFMSMLTVGTHHPYIAPDSYITAANGDRKAASIQYLDDIIASFVAELQTRGVLDDTLVIFTSDESHGVPGHPFGGNWGLFAALGAGISGHTQSGVFGQVDIALSVLDYLQLTKTEFVFLGRSVFRENPTPRPMLFGKFFSDSSRRIYFCAADYCDRYQSSGDNLFASSYQLSALSSTAADPFVAKKRALFARAGLFYGRGENSVLVFEENINLPLVKQQNQTWQLQLPAKTRVNVALEVENTGSAPAHFYTFWLENGNIPIKMPDVRLPPVPAASGISLNYSFYNANARNILLGLIGLPHKKKTQANLRQIKVQSLPSNNESFDVSHFSLWSHKKQEDDKGRDIFSKNTVSSNANSTNPYLIATHQSSTKGDSFIAPKYYFGEQLDFSNNGPWHHRLALATDWLYPEPWGIWSNGEKPALVVKLGDVDTDAEYEMRIKFSPYVNPPILDSQTLTFFVNQKRLGQQTYNEKKYNDIGVRIPGRLLNANTLNSFSIGVQTPFNPSKYNAGDGFAHLGVGIVNFQLSRVN from the coding sequence ATGTCGTTTCTTTCTTCAATAATTGCGGGTGGCGCCCGTCAATTGCGAGCATTGGCACCATTAGCGAATTTAACAATAATTTTTTTTCTGGTGGCACTGGCCGGACGGTTGTTGGTAATCAAAATGTTGTTTCCAGACTGGATGCTGTCGGTATCGGGTGTTACTGCCGATTTATTAGCAGCGGCGTTTGCAGCTGCCGTGTTATGCCTATTGCGCGCCGTATCGCCTCCGATAGCAGCTACCTGGTTATTGCTGTGGCTACTTTTGTCCGTGGCCAATGTGGAACATATTTATGCATTAAATGATGCCCTAAGGCTGGGAAACTTCCGTTTGGCGCTAGATGCCAATTTTGTCCGCGGTTCACTGCTGGCACCGCAAACGTGGCCATTCATTATTATTTCCGGATGCGGTGGCTGGTGGCTGTGGTGGAGTTTACGGCAAGCGTCATTTCGACCATTAACATTAGTATTGTGTGTACTGGTAGCTTTCTCTTCAGCGGCAATAAGCACACCATTGGCACTACGCGCCACCGAGTGGCGACACAGTAGTCCAATGGCGTTTATGCTTGCCAATACTGCCGCCGGCTGGCAGCAGCCCACAGCTACAGCGCCCAACACTGACACCAATATAGAAGATTTTTTTCGTCGTGATTTATCCGGCAAATCACTGGTCACTACTGCCAGCAAACCGCGCAACGTCTTACTAATAATTATGGAAGGCTTGACTGGCGCTTATCTAGCACAAAGCCGCAAAAGCACGGAGTTCACCTCACCACATTTAATGTCTCAATTTAGCAATATTGCCGATGATGCCATTACCGTACCTAATTTTGTTACACACGGCGCCGGCACTATTGGCGGACTGTATGCTATTTATTGCGGCGACTACAGCCAAACACCCGGCAATACAGAAAGCATCAAGCCGTTTCTCTTTCAAGAAATGACACAGGAGGCACGCCCTGTTTGTCTACCAGAAATTTTGAAGCAAGCAGGTTACGCAACATCATATTTGCAAGCTGCCGATTTGCTTTACATGAAAAAAAACACTTTCTTGCCTCTGACCGGTTTTGAGCACGTTGCCGGCAAGGGCGATTTTCCCGATGGTGATGGCAATTTTTGGGGATCCGATGATGGCGGCCTGTTTGCCGCCGCACTGGATGAAATTAACCGGTTGCACGCTGGCAAACGACCGTGGTTTATGTCTATGCTCACTGTTGGCACACACCATCCCTATATTGCGCCAGATTCTTATATAACTGCTGCTAATGGCGACCGCAAAGCTGCCTCCATCCAATATCTTGATGATATTATCGCGTCGTTTGTCGCTGAATTGCAAACCCGTGGCGTATTAGATGACACCTTGGTCATTTTTACTTCAGACGAATCGCACGGCGTTCCAGGCCATCCCTTTGGTGGTAATTGGGGGCTTTTTGCAGCATTAGGCGCTGGAATTTCTGGTCATACGCAAAGCGGCGTTTTTGGCCAGGTTGATATTGCGTTGTCGGTTCTGGATTATTTACAATTGACAAAAACCGAATTCGTTTTTTTAGGACGTAGCGTGTTCAGAGAAAACCCAACACCACGCCCAATGTTGTTTGGCAAGTTTTTTTCCGATTCGTCACGACGAATATATTTCTGTGCCGCCGATTATTGTGACCGCTATCAATCATCCGGCGATAACCTCTTTGCAAGTAGTTATCAATTATCCGCACTGTCAAGTACCGCCGCTGATCCGTTTGTAGCCAAAAAGCGAGCTCTGTTTGCGAGGGCAGGATTATTTTACGGACGTGGAGAAAATTCTGTCTTAGTGTTTGAGGAAAATATTAATTTACCTCTCGTCAAGCAACAAAATCAAACATGGCAATTACAGTTACCTGCCAAAACGCGAGTGAATGTTGCGTTGGAAGTTGAAAATACCGGTAGTGCACCCGCGCATTTTTATACGTTCTGGCTAGAAAACGGCAACATCCCGATAAAAATGCCGGACGTACGATTACCACCTGTACCCGCCGCATCCGGCATTTCACTTAATTACAGTTTTTATAACGCCAACGCGCGTAATATATTATTGGGATTAATCGGACTGCCTCACAAAAAGAAAACTCAAGCTAATCTGCGCCAAATTAAAGTGCAATCGTTACCATCAAATAATGAATCGTTTGACGTATCGCACTTTTCTTTGTGGTCTCATAAGAAACAAGAGGATGACAAAGGACGAGATATTTTTTCCAAAAACACTGTTTCCAGCAACGCCAACTCCACTAATCCGTATCTTATTGCCACACATCAAAGCAGCACCAAGGGTGACTCCTTTATCGCGCCAAAATATTATTTTGGTGAGCAGCTGGACTTTTCCAACAATGGTCCTTGGCATCACCGACTCGCCCTCGCCACCGATTGGCTGTATCCGGAGCCGTGGGGCATTTGGTCAAATGGCGAAAAGCCGGCATTAGTTGTCAAACTTGGCGACGTGGATACCGATGCCGAATACGAGATGCGTATCAAATTTTCGCCATATGTCAACCCGCCTATTTTAGATTCTCAAACACTAACATTTTTTGTCAATCAAAAGCGGCTAGGACAACAGACATATAACGAAAAAAAATATAACGACATTGGTGTTCGCATTCCCGGCCGATTGCTCAACGCCAATACACTTAATTCTTTTTCCATCGGGGTACAAACACCGTTCAATCCATCTAAATACAATGCCGGCGACGGTTTTGCTCATTTGGGGGTCGGCATTGTTAATTTCCAACTATCGCGCGTCAATTAA
- a CDS encoding tRNA-binding protein: MSWNEFTAIELRVECIVRAEDFPKAQKPACKVWADFGDTIGIKKSSAQITGIYNKESLIGKQIIGVVNFPPKQIADFMSEFLLTGFYDADGNIVLAIPECKVPLGEKLS; this comes from the coding sequence ATCTCATGGAATGAGTTTACTGCAATAGAATTACGCGTCGAGTGCATCGTGCGAGCAGAAGATTTTCCAAAGGCACAAAAACCAGCGTGCAAAGTATGGGCTGATTTTGGTGACACTATCGGCATTAAAAAATCCAGCGCCCAGATTACCGGCATTTACAACAAAGAATCGTTAATCGGCAAACAAATAATTGGCGTGGTGAATTTCCCGCCCAAACAAATTGCTGATTTCATGTCGGAATTTTTGCTCACCGGCTTTTATGATGCCGACGGCAATATTGTGCTTGCCATACCGGAATGCAAGGTACCGCTGGGGGAGAAACTATCCTGA
- a CDS encoding GFA family protein yields MSDSNNNIHYGGCLCGAVRYTLNGALRPISNCHCKQCRQWSGHYVSATRPAEGIDINDPQGMLKWYQSSPTAKRGFCGQCGSSLFWDGGGSPSVMAGTMDDTGTLTARQHIFTADKGAYYNIEDDLPKYPQSSPPDTR; encoded by the coding sequence ATGTCCGACTCAAATAATAATATTCATTATGGAGGTTGTCTCTGCGGTGCAGTCCGTTATACACTCAATGGCGCGCTACGCCCTATCAGTAACTGCCATTGCAAGCAATGCCGGCAATGGAGCGGACACTATGTCTCCGCCACCCGCCCCGCCGAAGGAATTGACATTAATGATCCGCAGGGCATGTTGAAATGGTATCAATCGTCTCCAACAGCAAAACGTGGATTTTGCGGGCAATGTGGCTCTTCCTTATTTTGGGATGGCGGCGGCTCTCCATCAGTCATGGCGGGAACAATGGATGACACCGGCACACTGACTGCGCGACAACATATTTTCACGGCGGACAAAGGAGCTTATTATAATATTGAGGACGACCTGCCTAAATATCCACAAAGCTCGCCACCGGACACGCGGTAA
- the lnt gene encoding apolipoprotein N-acyltransferase — protein MLVKIATAATAGIAGAFSFAPNMHWWLMPPALGTLFYLVKKSNSAYAAAVSGLAFGFAFFATGLSWIFEALNGYIQLPLPAATAIMILLCLALALYPATAVYAARRIGTGGMIGALTLSTCWGLGEWLRGQLFTGFPWLAIGYSQVPISPLTGWLPVIGINGVNVLLTLTAALLATLPTLLRRHQIATIFIIIVIFGGGQFSRSIKWTQPAGEIRISLLQGNVAQTLKWRDGEIKRAMMDYLRLAKESDGQLVILPETAIPMRQRDIPVDYLEALRQIAATRNGVVLSGMFVDDGGLHNAAVAIEPTGIGNDYRKRHLTPYGEYLPFASLLAPILLAADIPYMSLQAGNQKSSLSFLNTHAGISICYEDAFGDEWRHQLPEARFLINITNDGWFDGSAMLAQHRQLSQARAVEFGRWLARATNTGSTAVIDHNGHIAATLPLQKQGTLNATIMQRTGTTPYVQFGDWPVLLLILGWLAAAIWRKLAH, from the coding sequence TTGCTGGTCAAAATAGCAACAGCCGCTACCGCCGGCATTGCTGGTGCGTTTTCTTTTGCACCAAACATGCATTGGTGGCTAATGCCGCCAGCGCTGGGTACATTGTTTTATCTAGTAAAAAAAAGTAACTCTGCATATGCCGCCGCTGTTAGTGGATTAGCATTTGGTTTTGCTTTTTTTGCCACCGGCTTATCGTGGATTTTTGAAGCGCTCAACGGCTATATCCAGCTGCCACTACCAGCAGCGACGGCAATAATGATATTGCTCTGTCTGGCACTCGCGCTGTATCCGGCAACGGCGGTTTATGCGGCGCGACGCATCGGTACAGGTGGCATGATAGGCGCGCTTACATTGTCTACCTGCTGGGGACTAGGTGAGTGGCTACGCGGACAGCTATTCACCGGTTTCCCGTGGCTGGCAATCGGTTATTCCCAAGTTCCGATTAGCCCGCTAACCGGCTGGTTGCCTGTCATAGGCATAAATGGCGTCAACGTACTACTAACGCTCACCGCCGCATTGCTAGCAACACTACCGACGCTATTACGCCGCCATCAAATAGCAACAATATTTATTATTATCGTCATCTTTGGTGGCGGGCAATTTTCCAGATCCATAAAATGGACACAACCGGCAGGCGAAATACGCATTTCTTTATTGCAGGGTAATGTAGCGCAAACATTGAAATGGCGGGACGGTGAAATAAAGCGTGCCATGATGGATTATTTGCGTTTGGCTAAGGAATCGGATGGACAACTCGTTATACTTCCAGAAACCGCCATTCCGATGCGGCAACGCGATATTCCAGTAGATTATTTGGAAGCGTTACGGCAAATCGCGGCAACGCGAAACGGCGTGGTGCTGTCCGGCATGTTTGTAGACGACGGTGGGCTGCACAACGCCGCCGTAGCGATTGAACCTACCGGAATCGGCAATGACTATCGTAAACGCCACCTCACACCATACGGTGAATATTTACCGTTTGCTTCTTTGTTAGCACCCATATTACTAGCCGCCGATATTCCTTACATGTCTTTACAGGCAGGCAACCAAAAATCCTCCTTATCTTTTCTTAATACTCACGCTGGCATTTCCATTTGTTACGAAGACGCCTTTGGTGATGAATGGCGCCACCAACTGCCGGAGGCGCGATTTTTAATTAATATTACAAACGACGGCTGGTTTGATGGTTCGGCAATGCTCGCTCAACACCGACAGTTGTCGCAGGCGCGTGCGGTGGAATTTGGTCGCTGGTTGGCACGCGCAACTAACACCGGCTCTACCGCCGTTATTGACCACAACGGACATATTGCCGCCACACTACCACTACAAAAACAAGGAACGCTCAATGCGACAATAATGCAAAGAACTGGCACCACACCTTATGTACAATTTGGCGATTGGCCGGTACTATTATTAATATTAGGATGGCTTGCCGCAGCAATTTGGCGAAAACTCGCACACTAA
- a CDS encoding CBS domain-containing protein yields MNENAPVWRKQLLRLFGTNLESKQALLEHLRNLQHTNNFFDEREMEMIEGVLSMDKWEIRDVMIAKNDIVGLSVNDTYERAVDVVRKNAHSRYPVFENDGDHVCGIFLAKDLIRYIGAPENFSLRRTMRKPVFESVSRRLDTLLEVFLKRQLHMVVAIDEHELPAGIVTIEDVLEKIVGEIQDEFDDEDDEPATSTPDGAIIIKGAMSVEEFNAQLNADFPEDGADTIAGWLAAELGHLPAAGYRHTTHGWLFEVIEADDRRIYTLKVISADVRNE; encoded by the coding sequence ATGAACGAAAACGCCCCAGTTTGGCGAAAGCAGCTACTACGGCTGTTTGGTACCAATCTCGAAAGTAAGCAGGCACTATTGGAACATCTGCGTAATTTGCAACACACCAACAATTTTTTTGACGAACGCGAAATGGAAATGATAGAGGGCGTACTCTCCATGGACAAATGGGAAATTCGCGACGTAATGATTGCCAAAAACGATATCGTTGGTCTGTCGGTTAATGACACTTACGAACGGGCGGTAGATGTAGTGCGCAAAAACGCACACTCACGCTACCCAGTATTTGAAAATGACGGCGATCATGTATGCGGCATTTTTCTAGCCAAAGATTTAATTCGTTATATCGGCGCACCTGAAAATTTTTCTTTGCGTCGTACCATGCGCAAACCGGTATTTGAGTCTGTCAGCCGACGTCTAGACACACTCTTAGAAGTATTTTTGAAACGACAATTACACATGGTGGTAGCCATTGACGAACATGAATTGCCGGCGGGTATTGTCACCATTGAAGATGTATTAGAAAAAATTGTCGGTGAAATTCAAGACGAATTTGATGATGAAGATGACGAGCCGGCAACTTCCACTCCCGACGGCGCCATAATTATTAAAGGCGCCATGTCAGTAGAAGAATTTAATGCGCAACTAAATGCAGATTTTCCCGAAGACGGTGCCGACACAATCGCCGGCTGGCTAGCCGCCGAGTTAGGACACTTACCAGCAGCAGGATATCGCCATACCACACACGGCTGGCTGTTTGAAGTAATAGAAGCTGACGACCGCCGTATTTATACACTCAAAGTCATCTCCGCCGACGTGCGCAACGAATAA